One Gossypium hirsutum isolate 1008001.06 chromosome A11, Gossypium_hirsutum_v2.1, whole genome shotgun sequence genomic window carries:
- the LOC107943383 gene encoding uncharacterized protein — protein sequence MENANYHCGTDAKDLRLVSDLILPPKFKIPDFEKYNGTSCPEVHITMFYRRMAGYIHNDQLLIHCFQDSLVGSAAKWYNQLSRAQIHSWKDLAQAFMKQYSHVTDIAPDQITLQNMEKKQNDSFRQYAQRWREVATQVQPPLLEKETTMLFVNTLKALFISHMLGSTTKSFSDIVMSGEMIENAIRCGKIETRENAKKSAPKRKENEVNNANVYNKSYFKPVIVSQSKTVTTSHQGSARQDSNPKPNTERVQFTSITMSYRELYQSLFDAHVVSPYYLKPLQHSFPKWYDTDAQCEYHAGISGYIIENCTAFKKVVERLIGMGVVKFNEPAGPNVAGNPLPSHSDNGVNAIIENRRRRTKMDVSEVKTLLKWVWKRMVERGLITQDSKERPREARRYYEFHADEGHEIQECNKFRSIVQNRMDNKEMEFYDEIEGSEEGEVHALEEGTTEGVQRVNHPVVIIS from the coding sequence ATGGAAAATGCTAATTATCATTGTGGGACCGACGCCAAAGATTTGAGGTTGGTCTCAGATCTAATCCTCCCTCCTAAGTTCAAAATCCcagattttgaaaaatacaatggaaCTAGCTGTCCAGAGGTTCACATCACCATGTTTTATCGAAGAATGGCAGGGTACATTcacaatgatcaactattgatccacTGCTTCCAAGATAGTTTGGTCGGGTCTgcggccaaatggtacaaccaactaagTCGCGCTCAAATCCATTCATGGAAGGACTTGgcacaagctttcatgaaacaatacaGCCACGTGACAGATATAGCACCCGACCAAAtcacgttacaaaacatggaaaagaaacaaaatgacAGCTTCAGACAAtacgcccaaagatggagagaggtggcgacgcaagtccaaccacctctACTGGAGAAAGAAACGACTATGCTCTTTGTCAACACTCTGAAAGCTCTATTTATCAGCCACATGTTGGGAAGCACTACTAAGAGCTTCTCAGACATAGTAATGTCAGGAGAGATGATAGAGAACGCCATAAGATGCGGGAAGATCGAAACAAGGGAAAATGCCAAGAAATCAGCtccgaaaagaaaagaaaatgaagtgaacaACGCAAATGTATACAATAAGAGTTATTTCAAACCAGTCATTGTGAGCCAATCGAAGACAGTGACTACCAGCCATCAAGGCTCTGCAAGACAAGATTCAAACCCGAAGCCTAACACCGAAAGAGTCCAATTTACGTCTATCACAATGTCATACAGAGAGTTGTATCAGAGTTTATTCGATGCCCATGTGGTGTCACCATACTACTTGAAACCCCTGCAGCATTCATTCCCTAAATGGTATGACACGGACgctcaatgtgaataccatgcaggaatcTCAGGATACATTATTGAGAACTGCACTGCCTTCAAAAAGGTAGTCGAGAGGCTCATAGGCATGGGTGTTGTGAAGTTCAATGAGCCGGCAGGACCTAATGTGGCAGGGAATCCACTACCTAGTCATTCAGACAATGGGGTAAATGCGATAATTGAAAATAGAAGGAGGAGAACCAAGATGGATGTATCAGAGGTAAAAACCCTGTTGAAATGGGTTTGGAAGAGGATGGTGGAAAGAGGTTTAATCACACAAGATTCAAAGGAAAGGCCTAGAGAAGCAAGAAGATACTACGAGTTTCATGCCGATGAGGGCCATGAAATCCAAGAGTGCAATAAGTTCAGGTCCATAGTGCAAAATCGGATGGACAATAAGGAGATGGAATTTTACGATGAAATCGAAGGATCAGAAGAAGGAGAGGTTCACGCCTTAGAGGAAGGAACAACAGAAGGGGTCCAAAGAGTTAATCATCCTGTGGTGATAATTTCGTGA